TGGCGCAAAAGTATTTAAATGCAACAGGACTTCCCTTTTGTATTGAAAAAAAGAAAACAGATTAATTTTTTTCTTAATTATTAAAGGAAATTAACCTTCATTTTTTTTCTACATTGTTCCAATATGATCAAGAAAATAGCTACTTCGTCGATTTTTAGTCCAATTTCACCGACCTCAAATTGCGGACTGATGCCCTAAACGTATATTTAAAAAGTATCATATTTATACTTTTTTTGCATAAATGGCTGCTAATCAGCCTTTTTTTTGCAAATGTTAAAAAAAATAAAAAAATTTTTAACGGTTGAACAAAAACGGCTTATCTTGAAGCTGGAAATTGTTAAAGCCTTTTAACAATTATTCTTCATTCTAAAATAATACACATGAGAAAAAGTCTAACACTGTTAGCTGCTGCATTGCTGTGGACGCTATCCAGCTTTGCGCAAACAGTGGTGGTTCAGGGTCAGGTTTCAGATGACCGGGGTCCTGTTCCAAATGCCACTATCCAAGAAAAAGGCACAAATAATGCCGCAAGAGCCGATGATCTCGGCAAATTCACACTCAGAGTAAAGCAGGGAGCAAAAGTTATCGTATCTGCCATCGGTCATGAGACCTATGAGTTTACGGCTAGCTCTGCGTATCAGAACATTCAGATCAAGACCCTCGCAGGAGAGTTGGAAGAAGTGTTCGTTACGAGTGCATTCGGTGTGAAGAAATCTCAGCGTACCACTCCTTTTAGTTCTCAGGTGGTGAGTTCAGAGCAATTGAATGTGATTCGTCAGCCGAATCTGAATAATGCACTTGCCGGTAAAGTAGCCGGTGTTCAGTTCAGAGGTCAGTCATCTGCTAAATTGAATGATCAAGGTTTCTTACGTATCCGTGGTGGTGGATCATTGAATGATGCGGGAGCTATCTATGTTGTAGATGGTACTATTACCAATTCATTTGATATTAACCCGGATGATGTAGAAGATATCACCGTTTTAAAAGGTGCGAATGCTACTGCTTTGTTTGGTAGCCGTGCCGGTAATGGTGCGATCGTTGTTACGACCAAAAAAGGACGTAAAGTAAAAGGGATCGGTGTAGAAGTAAACCAGTCAGTAACTTTTGATAGAGCTGTTTTTTTACCTCAATATCAAAATGAATATGGTGGTGGCGATGGCCCATGGTTAACTTTTAACTATGTAGCCGGTATGCCAACAGAATGGCAGGGATTAAATGGAAAAAGATATCGTGATTTTACGGATGATGCTTCATGGGGTCCTAAGATTGATGGATCAGAGTATATTCCTTGGTATGCTTTCATTCCCGGACATGCTCGTTCTGGTAAAACAGCCAGTTTTACACCTCAGCCGAATAATGCAAAAGATTTCTGGAACACAGGCGTTACATCTAATACCAATGTAAGCTTTACACAAAGCAATGGTGCCGGACAAAGTCTGCGTGTTTCTTATACGAATCAGAGCATCAAGGGTATGTTGGAGAATACAAAATCACTCAGACATAACCTGAATACATCGTTTACGATGGATATGGGTCAGTATATTACTGTTGGAGCAAATTTGAATTATACCAATCAGCAGATCAGTGGTGATTTTTCTGATGGATATGCCAATAACTCTGCCGGTAACTTCAGTCAGTGGTTTCACCGTGATTTGGATATTGATATCATGCGTGAGCTTGCAGGCTTAAAAACACCGATCGGAACATTTGCTTCATGGAACTTCCGTCGTAATCCGGGTTCATGGAGTGCTGCTGCTCCTAGAAACAGTGTATATGCTGCGAACTACTGGTACAATCCATTTACTTATTTCCAGAATATTGATCTCACTCAAAGAAGAGATCGTTTATATGGAGATCTGAATCTGACCGTTAAGTTCTCTAAAAACTTCAGATTTAAAGGTGCGATCCGTAAAGATCAGTTCAATGGTAATGTTGAAAATATAATACCGAATGAACTGGAACTTTCTGGTGGACAAACCGGTTTGTTGGCTAGTTATGGAACCAGCAATACTGTAAACAACGAATGGAACTTTGAAGGTGTAGCCACCTATAACCAAACATTTGGAGATTTGGCCGTAACTGTGAATGCAGGTGCGAACAAATTGAATATTCGTCAAAGAGCTGTTGCAGCTAATACCAATAACGGTTTGAACGTTCCTGGTTTATATGCGATCAGTAACTCTAAGACAACGCCTACTATTTCAAACACTAGATCTGACCAACAAGCGAATTCATTGTTTGCATTCGGTGATCTGGAGTATAAGAAATACCTGAGTTTAACTTGGGCTATACGTAATGACTGGTTCTCTACTTTGCCTAAAGGAAATAACTCATTGTTATCTCCATCAGTAGGTGCTTCATTTGTATTCAGTGAATTCACCAAGAGTGTTAACTGGTTAAGCTTTGGTAAAGTATTTGGTTCATGGGGTAAGAAACCAAAGACCCTCAGTCCATATGCTTTGAATTTGAATTATGCAGTTAACCCATTATTGTGGGGTTCTAACTTCCTGATGTCAACTCCAAATGCAACTCCGGATGCTAATCTTCGTGGTGCTTTGACCACAACATGGGAAGCAGGTTTGGATCTCCGTTTTGCAAAGAACAAGATCCGTATGAACCTTGTGTACTATAATGAAGACAACAGAGATGAGCCATTGGGTGTAACCGTGAGTGGTGTGAGTGGATTTACTTCTCAAACCATCAACGCTGCACGTGTAACTCGTCAGGGTCTTGAATTAGAATTGGGTGCAAGTATCATTAAGAGAAAAAATCTTAGCTGGGATGTAAGTAAAACAGTTGCTTACCTCTTAGACAATAAAGTAAAAGCGTTGGCTCCTGGTTTGACCAGCTATACACTTGCCGGCGGTTCATTTGGTACTCGTTTCGCACGTGCCTTCCACTTTGTTGACAAACAGTGGGGTATGTTAAGAGGCGGTGGTATCAAGCGTAATGCAGAAGGTCAGCCATTGATCACTACCAACGGTTTCAGTGGTGGTTTAGGTTGGTATCAGGGTGATGCTACCAAAGAGTGGGGTTCTGTTGTACCTAAATTAACAGGTGGTTTCCAAAACTTTGTTACCTACAAGAATTGGAACTTAGGCCTCACATTTGATTATCAGGTAGGTGGTAAATTCTTCTCTCTGTCTGAGCAGTGGGGAACGTTCTCTGGTCTGTTAGCTTCTACAGCAGGTAAGAATGATAAAGGCAATCCTATCCGTGACCCTGTTGCTTCAGGTGGTGGTGTACGCGTGAGAGGTGTTGATGCCGCTGACGGAAAAACACCAGTAGATGTATATGTAGATGCGTATGATTATTTCCACCAATTCTACTATCAGCAAATTGCAGAACCTTTCGTTCATGACCTCACATTTGTGAAGCTGCGTGAATTGAGTTTAGGTTATGCGATCCCTACTCAAAAATTGGGTAAGCTGGGTAAAGTGTTCCAGGGTGCATCTGTTTCTGTGATCGCTCGTAACCTGTTCTTTATCTATCGTGATACTAAGAACTTCGATCCATCAGAGATCAGTGGTGTATTCGGTGAAGATGGTAACCTGCCTGGTTCACGTTCTGTTGGTTTCAACTTAAAACTTAATTTCTAAAACCCTTAAATCATTTAATATGAAACAAATGAATATAAAAAGAGCCGCACTGGCGTTAGGGGTTTTTGCTACCTTACTTACGGGTTGTAGCAAGGGTATTAACGATTTCGGTAATATCAATAACAACCCGAATGCAACAACTGTTCCTATTACATCAGCCTTGCTGACCAACGTATTGGCCAATGCAGGCGGTAACGTATGGGGCAGCGGTATCAATACCACCGCCGGTTTGTACTGTCAGTACATGTCGGAAACACAATACACGGATATCTCACGTTATGCTACCCCTACTTTGAACTGGGATGGTATCTATGCGGGTGACCTGTATGATCTTCAGAACATCATCAATGTAAATACAGATCCTGCAACAAAAGCTGCTGCAGCGCAATTTGGTTCTAATAATAACCAGATCGCTATCGCAAGAATTCTGAAAGCATATAACTATATGATGCTGACAGATGCTTATGGTGATATCCCTTATTTTGAAGCATTAAAAGGGAACGGAACCATCGCTTACGATAAGCAAGAGCTTATTTATCCTGATCTGATCAAAGAATTGAAAGCTGCCGTAGCTCAATTTGATGGAGGTCTTACCGTTCAAGGTGATGTGATGTACAGCGGCAATACCACTCGTTGGAAAAAGTTTGCTAATTCACTCATCGCAACCATCGCATTACGTATGTCAAAAGCCAATGCAACTTTAGGAAAAGCAGAGTTTGCTGCTGCTATTGCTGCTGGTGTTATTGATAACAATGCAGATAATGCCGGTATTGCTTATCCTGGTGGTAACTATCGTAATCCGATCTATAACTATTACGTGATCACACAGCGTTTTGACTTTGCTGTGAGCAAGACCATTACGGATAATCTTACCGATAAAAATGATCCTCGTATCAACACATTCGGAAGTAATGCTAAAGGTTTCCCTTATGGATTAACACGTAGTGATGCATTGGCATGGCAAACTGCTAACCCAACTTTTGCATTCTTGTATGCTTTTACTGCTACTCCTCAAACAGGAACCATGTTCCTGATGACTGCTGGTCAGATGTACCTCGCCAGAGCAGAAGCTGCAAGATTGGGTTGGACAACAGAAGTGGCAGCAGTGATGTATGAAGCCGGTATCACCGCAGAAATGAATCGCTGGGGTATTACCAACAGTGCTGCTATTGCTACCTATTTGGCACAGCCTAATGTTGCACTTACTGGTACTACCAGCGACAACCAAAAAATTGCAGAACAAAGATGGCTGTCTTATTTCCCTGATGGAAACCAAGGATGGGCAGAATGGCGCAGAACAGGATTCCCTGTACTGGCAGCTGTTCCTGGTTCTACAAGTCCGGTTCCGAGAAGAATTCCTTATGGCCCGAATGAGCCTTTGTATAATCCAACGAATTATGCAACTGCTGCAGCAGGCTATAATTCTAACTCACAAAATGCAAAAGTTTGGTGGGATAAATAATCTGAAAAATATTAAAATTCCGTATATTCAATACCGAATTTAAGTTTCACTCGTTTTCAGTTTTTATAGTTTATCATGCACATGAGAATGGCCGGTAGTCTTACCGGCCTTCTCTTTTTATCTACTACGCAATCATTAATCGCTTATTTTTGTCGCCTTAAATCATGAACATGGAACAGCAACCCAACCACCAGTTGAATATTGAGATCAGTGAAGAAATGGCAGAAGGTGAATATGCAAACCTTGCAATCATCACTCACAGTAATGCTGAGTTTGTAATAGATTTTGTGAATGTCATGCCCGGTACTCCCAAGAGTCGCGTTAAATCGAGAATCATCTTTACGCCAATGCATGCCAAACGTTTTATGAAAGCATTGGAGGAAAATATTGCTCGCTTTGAAGCAGCCAACGGAACGATTCAAGATCTTGAACACATCGAAATTCCTATGAACTTCGGAGGTCCTACTGCACAAGCATAATACAGCATTCAAATTTTACCTTGATCAGCAAAACTGTAATGTCCTTCAGTGCTTACAATGATATGATCGAGTAACCGGATATCCAGTAATGCACTTGCTTCTTTGATCTTCTGCGTGATCAGCTCATCTGCCAGACTGGGGTCCAGATTGCCGCTTGGATGATTGTGGCATATGACCATGGATACGCATTCATGTAACAATGCTTTTTTCAAAATAATGCGGATATCGACCACAGTGCCGGTGATTCCCCCTTCACTGATCTGTTCATATGCAATGACCTTATTGCTGCGGTTCAAAAAAAGTACACCGAATACTTCTTTGTGTTTATGTGCTAGTTTGGCTCTTAGATAATCTGCGATATCACCGCTGCTTCTAATAACTTCTTTTTTCACATGACTTAAGTGTCTGCGTAGTCCCAATTCTAGCGCAGCGGTGATATAAATGGCTT
Above is a genomic segment from Sediminibacterium sp. KACHI17 containing:
- a CDS encoding DUF3467 domain-containing protein yields the protein MEQQPNHQLNIEISEEMAEGEYANLAIITHSNAEFVIDFVNVMPGTPKSRVKSRIIFTPMHAKRFMKALEENIARFEAANGTIQDLEHIEIPMNFGGPTAQA
- a CDS encoding SusD/RagB family nutrient-binding outer membrane lipoprotein, which encodes MKQMNIKRAALALGVFATLLTGCSKGINDFGNINNNPNATTVPITSALLTNVLANAGGNVWGSGINTTAGLYCQYMSETQYTDISRYATPTLNWDGIYAGDLYDLQNIINVNTDPATKAAAAQFGSNNNQIAIARILKAYNYMMLTDAYGDIPYFEALKGNGTIAYDKQELIYPDLIKELKAAVAQFDGGLTVQGDVMYSGNTTRWKKFANSLIATIALRMSKANATLGKAEFAAAIAAGVIDNNADNAGIAYPGGNYRNPIYNYYVITQRFDFAVSKTITDNLTDKNDPRINTFGSNAKGFPYGLTRSDALAWQTANPTFAFLYAFTATPQTGTMFLMTAGQMYLARAEAARLGWTTEVAAVMYEAGITAEMNRWGITNSAAIATYLAQPNVALTGTTSDNQKIAEQRWLSYFPDGNQGWAEWRRTGFPVLAAVPGSTSPVPRRIPYGPNEPLYNPTNYATAAAGYNSNSQNAKVWWDK
- a CDS encoding SusC/RagA family TonB-linked outer membrane protein — its product is MRKSLTLLAAALLWTLSSFAQTVVVQGQVSDDRGPVPNATIQEKGTNNAARADDLGKFTLRVKQGAKVIVSAIGHETYEFTASSAYQNIQIKTLAGELEEVFVTSAFGVKKSQRTTPFSSQVVSSEQLNVIRQPNLNNALAGKVAGVQFRGQSSAKLNDQGFLRIRGGGSLNDAGAIYVVDGTITNSFDINPDDVEDITVLKGANATALFGSRAGNGAIVVTTKKGRKVKGIGVEVNQSVTFDRAVFLPQYQNEYGGGDGPWLTFNYVAGMPTEWQGLNGKRYRDFTDDASWGPKIDGSEYIPWYAFIPGHARSGKTASFTPQPNNAKDFWNTGVTSNTNVSFTQSNGAGQSLRVSYTNQSIKGMLENTKSLRHNLNTSFTMDMGQYITVGANLNYTNQQISGDFSDGYANNSAGNFSQWFHRDLDIDIMRELAGLKTPIGTFASWNFRRNPGSWSAAAPRNSVYAANYWYNPFTYFQNIDLTQRRDRLYGDLNLTVKFSKNFRFKGAIRKDQFNGNVENIIPNELELSGGQTGLLASYGTSNTVNNEWNFEGVATYNQTFGDLAVTVNAGANKLNIRQRAVAANTNNGLNVPGLYAISNSKTTPTISNTRSDQQANSLFAFGDLEYKKYLSLTWAIRNDWFSTLPKGNNSLLSPSVGASFVFSEFTKSVNWLSFGKVFGSWGKKPKTLSPYALNLNYAVNPLLWGSNFLMSTPNATPDANLRGALTTTWEAGLDLRFAKNKIRMNLVYYNEDNRDEPLGVTVSGVSGFTSQTINAARVTRQGLELELGASIIKRKNLSWDVSKTVAYLLDNKVKALAPGLTSYTLAGGSFGTRFARAFHFVDKQWGMLRGGGIKRNAEGQPLITTNGFSGGLGWYQGDATKEWGSVVPKLTGGFQNFVTYKNWNLGLTFDYQVGGKFFSLSEQWGTFSGLLASTAGKNDKGNPIRDPVASGGGVRVRGVDAADGKTPVDVYVDAYDYFHQFYYQQIAEPFVHDLTFVKLRELSLGYAIPTQKLGKLGKVFQGASVSVIARNLFFIYRDTKNFDPSEISGVFGEDGNLPGSRSVGFNLKLNF
- the radC gene encoding DNA repair protein RadC encodes the protein MQKNTIKDWAADDQPRQKLLHKGVENLSDSELLAILINNGIPGKSALEVAKDLLSQCNNDLNVMGRLSVQSICKLKIKGLGAAKAIYITAALELGLRRHLSHVKKEVIRSSGDIADYLRAKLAHKHKEVFGVLFLNRSNKVIAYEQISEGGITGTVVDIRIILKKALLHECVSMVICHNHPSGNLDPSLADELITQKIKEASALLDIRLLDHIIVSTEGHYSFADQGKI